A genomic window from Quercus lobata isolate SW786 chromosome 10, ValleyOak3.0 Primary Assembly, whole genome shotgun sequence includes:
- the LOC115965608 gene encoding protein DETOXIFICATION 16-like isoform X1, whose product MRAIKRKEIVEEVKKQLWLAGPLFSVGLLFYSIQAISVMFVGHLGELALSGASLATSFASVTGFNLLMGLGCALDTLCGQSFGAMQFHMLGIHTQRAMFILLLTSAFLSVIWANTKPILIVMHQNSEISKEAGVYATFMIPCLFAYGLLQCLIKFLQTQNIVFPMVLSTGISALIHIPVCWILVFKSGLGSKGAAIANSISCWINVLLMALYIKFSSSCKETWTGFSKEALHNLAEFLKIAIPSALMLCLKVWSFELIIFLSGLLPNPQLQTSVLSICQNTFGLLWTIPFGLGAAVSIRVSNELGAGKPKAARLAVRVVLVMAITEGMLVGLLMILLRNIWGHVYSHEQEVVKYVAVMMPIVALSSFLDGLQGVISGVARGCGWQKIAAYVNLGSFYLVGAPCAVLFAFFFHMKGKGLWLGLICALIVQVIFFLIITINSNWEKEAEKAAERVNDSKNPSGEDFERPKC is encoded by the exons ATGAGGGCCATTAAGAGAAAGGAAATTGTGGAAGAAGTGAAGAAACAGCTATGGCTAGCAGGGCCTCTTTTTTCTGTTGGTCTATTGTTTTACAGTATACAGGCGATTTCTGTGATGTTTGTGGGTCATCTTGGCGAGTTGGCTCTCTCTGGTGCTTCATTAGCAACTTCCTTTGCATCAGTCACTGGTTTTAACTTGTTG ATGGGATTGGGTTGTGCATTGGATACATTATGTGGCCAATCATTTGGAGCAATGCAGTTTCACATGCTAGGCATACACACCCAAAGGGCTATGTTTATTCTTTTACTGACTAGCGCATTTCTTTCTGTCATTTGGGCAAACACAAAACCAATTCTAATTGTAATGCACCAAAATTCCGAGATATCAAAAGAAGCTGGAGTATATGCCACTTTCATGATCCCATGTCTGTTTGCTTATGGCCTTCTTCAGTGCCTAATAAAATTCCTACAAACCCAAAACATTGTCTTCCCAATGGTTCTGAGCACTGGAATTTCAGCTTTAATACACATCCCTGTGTGTTGGATTTTGGTATTTAAATCTGGGCTTGGAAGTAAAGGAGCTGCCATAGCAAACTCTATATCATGCTGGATAAATGTTTTATTGATGGCACTCTACATCAAGTTCTCTTCTTCGTGCAAAGAAACTTGGACTGGCTTTTCGAAAGAGGCGTTGCACAATCTGGCTGAGTTCCTTAAAATAGCCATTCCTTCAGCTCTTATGCTTTG CCTGAAAGTGTGGTCGTTTGAACTGATAATTTTTCTCTCTGGGCTTCTTCCTAATCCACAATTACAGACTTCAGTGCTTTCTATCTG ccaaaacacATTTGGACTGTTGTGGACGATCCCTTTTGGACTCGGGGCTGCAGTGAG CATCCGGGTTTCAAATGAATTGGGGGCAGGGAAACCAAAAGCAGCAAGATTAGCCGTAAGGGTTGTCCTAGTCATGGCCATCACCGAGGGAATGTTAGTTGGATTGCTCATGATACTATTACGTAACATCTGGGGCCATGTTTATAGCCATGAACAAGAGGTGGTTAAATATGTAGCGGTCATGATGCCAATTGTTGCTCTTTCAAGCTTCCTAGATGGGTTACAGGGTGTAATTTCAG GCGTTGCAAGAGGTTGTGGTTGGCAGAAGATAGCTGCATATGTCAATCTTGGATCTTTTTATCTTGTAGGCGCTCCTTGTGCTGTCTTATTTGCTTTTTTCTTCCACATGAAAGGAAAG GGGCTCTGGCTGGGGCTTATATGTGCATTAATTGTGCAAGTGATATTCTTTCTTATCATTACCATAAACTCTAATTGGGAAAAGGAA GCAGAAAAGGCGGCGGAAAGAGTCAACGACTCCAAGAATCCAAGTGGAGAAGACTTCGAGAGACCAAAATGTTAA
- the LOC115965608 gene encoding protein DETOXIFICATION 16-like isoform X2: protein MRAIKRKEIVEEVKKQLWLAGPLFSVGLLFYSIQAISVMFVGHLGELALSGASLATSFASVTGFNLLMGLGCALDTLCGQSFGAMQFHMLGIHTQRAMFILLLTSAFLSVIWANTKPILIVMHQNSEISKEAGVYATFMIPCLFAYGLLQCLIKFLQTQNIVFPMVLSTGISALIHIPVCWILVFKSGLGSKGAAIANSISCWINVLLMALYIKFSSSCKETWTGFSKEALHNLAEFLKIAIPSALMLCLKVWSFELIIFLSGLLPNPQLQTSVLSICQNTFGLLWTIPFGLGAAVSIRVSNELGAGKPKAARLAVRVVLVMAITEGMLVGLLMILLRNIWGHVYSHEQEVVKYVAVMMPIVALSSFLDGLQGVISGVARGCGWQKIAAYVNLGSFYLVGAPCAVLFAFFFHMKGKAL, encoded by the exons ATGAGGGCCATTAAGAGAAAGGAAATTGTGGAAGAAGTGAAGAAACAGCTATGGCTAGCAGGGCCTCTTTTTTCTGTTGGTCTATTGTTTTACAGTATACAGGCGATTTCTGTGATGTTTGTGGGTCATCTTGGCGAGTTGGCTCTCTCTGGTGCTTCATTAGCAACTTCCTTTGCATCAGTCACTGGTTTTAACTTGTTG ATGGGATTGGGTTGTGCATTGGATACATTATGTGGCCAATCATTTGGAGCAATGCAGTTTCACATGCTAGGCATACACACCCAAAGGGCTATGTTTATTCTTTTACTGACTAGCGCATTTCTTTCTGTCATTTGGGCAAACACAAAACCAATTCTAATTGTAATGCACCAAAATTCCGAGATATCAAAAGAAGCTGGAGTATATGCCACTTTCATGATCCCATGTCTGTTTGCTTATGGCCTTCTTCAGTGCCTAATAAAATTCCTACAAACCCAAAACATTGTCTTCCCAATGGTTCTGAGCACTGGAATTTCAGCTTTAATACACATCCCTGTGTGTTGGATTTTGGTATTTAAATCTGGGCTTGGAAGTAAAGGAGCTGCCATAGCAAACTCTATATCATGCTGGATAAATGTTTTATTGATGGCACTCTACATCAAGTTCTCTTCTTCGTGCAAAGAAACTTGGACTGGCTTTTCGAAAGAGGCGTTGCACAATCTGGCTGAGTTCCTTAAAATAGCCATTCCTTCAGCTCTTATGCTTTG CCTGAAAGTGTGGTCGTTTGAACTGATAATTTTTCTCTCTGGGCTTCTTCCTAATCCACAATTACAGACTTCAGTGCTTTCTATCTG ccaaaacacATTTGGACTGTTGTGGACGATCCCTTTTGGACTCGGGGCTGCAGTGAG CATCCGGGTTTCAAATGAATTGGGGGCAGGGAAACCAAAAGCAGCAAGATTAGCCGTAAGGGTTGTCCTAGTCATGGCCATCACCGAGGGAATGTTAGTTGGATTGCTCATGATACTATTACGTAACATCTGGGGCCATGTTTATAGCCATGAACAAGAGGTGGTTAAATATGTAGCGGTCATGATGCCAATTGTTGCTCTTTCAAGCTTCCTAGATGGGTTACAGGGTGTAATTTCAG GCGTTGCAAGAGGTTGTGGTTGGCAGAAGATAGCTGCATATGTCAATCTTGGATCTTTTTATCTTGTAGGCGCTCCTTGTGCTGTCTTATTTGCTTTTTTCTTCCACATGAAAGGAAAG GCTTTGTAA